A genome region from Natronosalvus rutilus includes the following:
- a CDS encoding DHH family phosphoesterase: protein MSTGVTISSISDYAILGCGSVGYAVAEELAEQGKDVLIIDRDENRVESLRDQDLDARTADIREVEAANLVADRSVVLILASDVEANKQAVEHIRNVNGDQFIVARASDPVSGDELADLGADIVINPSTVIADSALRALESGELEHNAATLAGLLEETTGRLAILTQPSPDPDSIASGAALQAIAAHLGIESDIIYLGDIGHQENRAFVNLLGIDLLQWDDVEDQSVYDTVALVDHTSTEDLTLEVDVLIDHAEPEEGLEPFFTDIRPNMSSTSTIMTKYIQEFDMNVSEEVATALLYGIRAETLDFKRDTTPADLTAAAYLYPFANHDTLEQVESPSMSPETLDVLAEAIANRDVQGSHLVSNAGFVRDREALMQAASHLLNLEGVTTTAVFGVAEETIFLAARSKDIRMNIGSVLADAYGEIGETAGHSTQASAEIPLGIFTGIEISDDTRETLLTLTEEAVKRTLFDAMGVEGEGNGS, encoded by the coding sequence ATGAGTACGGGGGTTACAATTTCGTCGATCTCGGACTACGCGATCCTCGGGTGCGGGAGCGTCGGCTACGCCGTCGCCGAGGAACTCGCCGAGCAGGGAAAAGACGTCCTGATCATCGACCGCGACGAAAACCGCGTCGAGTCCCTCCGTGACCAGGACCTCGACGCCAGAACCGCCGACATCCGCGAGGTCGAGGCCGCCAACCTCGTCGCCGACCGCTCGGTCGTCCTCATCCTCGCCTCCGACGTCGAGGCCAACAAACAGGCCGTCGAGCACATTCGCAACGTCAACGGCGACCAGTTCATCGTCGCGCGCGCGAGCGATCCAGTCTCCGGCGACGAACTCGCCGACCTCGGGGCCGACATCGTCATCAACCCCTCGACCGTCATCGCCGACTCCGCACTACGAGCCCTCGAGTCCGGCGAACTTGAGCACAACGCCGCGACCCTCGCGGGCCTGCTCGAGGAGACGACGGGTCGGCTGGCGATCCTCACCCAGCCGAGCCCCGACCCCGATTCGATCGCCAGCGGAGCGGCGTTGCAGGCGATCGCTGCCCATCTCGGCATCGAATCCGACATCATCTACCTCGGGGACATCGGCCACCAAGAGAACCGGGCGTTCGTCAACTTACTCGGCATCGACCTCCTGCAGTGGGACGACGTCGAGGACCAGTCGGTCTACGACACCGTCGCGCTCGTCGACCACACGAGCACCGAGGACCTCACGCTCGAGGTCGACGTGCTAATCGACCACGCCGAGCCCGAGGAGGGCCTCGAGCCTTTCTTTACCGACATTCGGCCCAACATGTCCTCGACCTCGACGATCATGACGAAGTACATCCAGGAGTTCGACATGAACGTCTCCGAGGAAGTGGCGACGGCGCTGCTCTACGGCATCCGCGCCGAAACCCTCGATTTCAAACGCGACACGACGCCCGCAGACCTCACCGCCGCCGCCTACCTCTATCCCTTCGCGAACCACGACACGCTCGAGCAAGTCGAGTCGCCCTCGATGTCGCCCGAGACGCTCGACGTGCTGGCCGAGGCCATCGCGAATCGGGACGTCCAGGGGAGTCACCTCGTCTCGAACGCTGGCTTCGTTCGCGACCGGGAGGCGCTGATGCAGGCCGCGAGCCACCTCCTGAACCTGGAAGGCGTGACGACGACGGCCGTCTTCGGGGTGGCGGAGGAGACCATCTTCCTCGCCGCTCGCTCGAAGGACATACGAATGAACATCGGGAGCGTCCTGGCCGACGCCTATGGCGAGATCGGCGAGACGGCGGGTCACTCGACGCAAGCCAGCGCGGAGATTCCCCTCGGGATCTTTACGGGAATCGAAATCTCCGACGACACGCGCGAGACGCTCCTGACGCTGACTGAGGAGGCCGTGAAGCGAACACTGTTCGACGCGATGGGCGTCGAGGGCGAAGGAAACGGGAGCTAA